Proteins encoded together in one Ammospiza nelsoni isolate bAmmNel1 chromosome Z, bAmmNel1.pri, whole genome shotgun sequence window:
- the PIGO gene encoding GPI ethanolamine phosphate transferase 3 isoform X2, which produces MQRWPVVLFLAWVCFLFFAGIGLFMSGFLLTRIELASSSSCSDPLVPPLWERQSLPPGSCWAPQRFSKAVLVIIDALHFEFARFDPAKASPLPYENKLGVLHQLATSQPRHARLYRFRADPPTATMQRIKGLTTGSLPTFIDVGSNFASYAIQEDNLLAQLVQNGRRVVFMGDDTWEGLFPKKFFRSYFFPSFNVKDLHTVDDGILQHLYPTVDSGEWDVLIAHFLGVDHCGHKHGPDHPEMAKKLTQMNEMLRSLVDHLGNDTLLLVAGDHGMTETGDHGGDSEKEVNAALFVYSRTPLFGSGPPEEPETIPQVNLVPTVALLLGVPIPYSNIGEVMAELFAGDSDAVSAALQQLSVYHINAKQVDRFLQSYSLVAQDLPAEQLQHLQELFSSAVEEHTQLLTQVQGTTVPPELKPRLGSLISRFQRYLREARAVCTQSWARFHPLRMVGGCILIASSCLLCYMASELAASSQSLCCSCLLYPLFWGPVGAALLWLVHVFTQEGLDLLLVSSWAAAASQLGFFWHWWGQHLKRARLTGSQPPLASGGLRQRLHAWLGLAFPMGILVFRCGAMFSDSFVVAEARVAPFLLASLVMLLVGKLHWDGHLTVPEGPKQQLLGVSSYRREIWYLLCLVAMLLVCVRLSSFFHQCREEIPQCRPSVFLSPLASLKNTRAKNLFYLLCVALLAGLVYAVQSWLRHYGNLNSSDPLVLFVRWGFPLVVLCIACYWAVASSADDSLGKLQELVQVAVVVFPRAVYGLASMGLLLLLCNPMTVFAKDTRESAGSIVTPYLGVPGSEVDFLHVIPQIYKRMQESQKSRLERGSCRATVAAYGLGSVYSAALVIALTLLGFLLMLLHSERLSFAFLLLFVEAFVLLHIHTCARGLAGDAGESGLKLFSVPWYAVISWLLAASQFFYSTGHQPIFPAIHWNAAFVGFHLDHSTNLLPAVLVGANTFASHILFAVGCPLLLLWPFVCEVSTSQRKKPKKESREELQEVEEHMMEMRLRESPELFSTALLRLGLKYLFVLGAQLLACVCAAMILRRHLMVWKVFAPKFLFESLGFVVSSICLLLGISLVMRVDCAVSTWFSQLRLR; this is translated from the exons ATGCAGCGGTGGCCAGTGGTGCTTTTCCTGGCCTGggtttgctttctcttttttgctgGTATTGGGCTCTTCATGAGCGGCTTCCTGCTCACCCGGATCGAGCTTGCCAGCAGCAGTTCCTGCTCAGACCCACTCGTGCCTCCGCTTTGGGAGAGGCAGAGCCTCCcgccaggctcctgctgggctccccaaCGCTTTTCCAAGGCCGTGCTCGTCATCATCGATGCCCTCCATTTTGAGTTTGCCCGCTTTGACCCTGCCAAGGCCAGCCCGCTGCCCTACGAGAACAAGCTGGGTGTGCTGCACCAGCTGGCCACCTCCCAGCCCCGCCATGCCCGGCTCTACCGCTTCCGAGCCGACCCCCCCACGGCCACCATGCAGCGCATCAAGGGCCTCACCACCGGCTCCCTGCCCACCTTCATCGACGTGGGCAGCAACTTTGCCTCCTACGCCATCCAGGAGGACaacctgctggcacagctggtgcaGAACG GAAGGAGAGTGGTCTTCATGGGTGATGACACGTGGGAAGGACTTTTCCCAAAGAAATTTTTCCGTTCctatttcttcccttcttttaaCGTGAAGGATCTTCACACTGTGGATGATGGGATCCTGCAGCATCTCTACCCAACTG TGGACAGCGGTGAATGGGATGTGCTGATTGCTCACTTCCTTGGCGTGGACCACTGTGGGCACAAACATGGACCCGACCACCCTGAGATGGCAAAGAAGCTCACCCAGATGAATGAGATGCTCAG GTCCTTGGTGGATCACCTGGGGAATGACACTCTTCTTCTGGTGGCTGGGGACCACGGCATGACAGAAACTGGAGACCATGGTGGCGACAGCGAGAAGGAAGTCAATGCAGCACTGTTTGTGTACAGCAGGACACCCCTGTTTGGCAGTGGCCCTCCAGAG GAGCCTGAAACCATTCCCCAAGTGAACCTGGTGCCCActgtggccctgctgctgggggtgcCCATCCCCTACAGTAATATTGGGGAGGTGATGGCCGAGCTGTTTGCTGGGGACAGTGACGCTGTGTCTGCAGCcttgcagcagctctcagtCTATCACATCAATGCCAAGCAG GTGGATCGCTTCCTGCAGTCCTACTCGCTGGTGGCTCAGgacctcccagcagagcagcttcagcacctgcaggagctcttcTCCAGTGCTGTGGAGGAGCACACGCAGCtcctgacccaggtgcagggGACGACAGTGCCTCCGGAGCTCAAGCCGAGGCTGGGAAGCCTCATCAGTCGCTTCCAGCGCTACTTGCGGGAGGCACGGGCTGTGTGCACCCAGTCCTGGGCCCGCTTCCACCCCCTGCGTATGGTGGGGGGCTGCATTCTTATTGCTTCCTCTTGCTTGCTCTGCTACATGGCCTCAGAGCTGGCCGCATCCTCACAATCTCTCTGTTGCAGCTGCCTCCTGTACCCACTCTTCTGGGGCCCtgtgggggctgctctgctatGGCTGGTCCACGTTTTcacccaggaggggctggatcTGCTCCTGGTGTCATcatgggcagctgctgcttctcagctGGGTTTTTTCTGGCACTGGTGGGGCCAGCATCTCAAGAGAGCCCGTCTGACAGGCAGTCAGCCACCCTTGGCCAGTGGTGGCCTCAGGCAGAGGCTGCATGCATGGCTAGGGCTGGCCTTCCCCATGGGCATTCTGGTGTTCCGCTGCGGAGCTATGTTCTCCGACAGCTTTGTTGTGGCCGAGGCACGGGTGGCCCCGTTCCTGCTGGCCTCGCTGGTGATGTTGCTAGTAGGGAAGCTCCACTGGGATGGTCACCTGACTGTGCCAGAAGGtcccaagcagcagctccttggcgTTTCCTCTTACCGGAGAGAGATCTGGTACCTGCTGTGCCTCGTGGCCATGCTCCTGGTCTGCGTCCGCCTCTCCAGTTTCTTCCACCAGTGCCGTGAAGAAATCCCTCAGTGCCGGCcctctgttttcctctcccCACTTGCCAGCCTGAAAAACACACGGGCCAAGAACCTCTTCTACCTCCTGTGCGTGGCCttgctggctgggctggtgtatgcagtgcagagctggctgaggcactATGGCAACCTGAACAGCTCGGACCCCCTCGTGCTCTTCGTGCGCTGGGGTTTCCCACTGGTGGTCCTTTGCATTGCCTGCTACTGGGCCGTTGCCTCCAGCGCTGATGACTCTCTTGgcaagctgcaggagctggtgcaggTTGCAGTTGTTGTGTTTCCCAGGGCTGTCTATGGACTAGCATCCATgggcctgctgctcctgctgtgcaaTCCCATGACGGTGTTTGCAAAGGACACGCGGGAGTCGGCAGGGTCCATTGTCACTCCCTACCTGGGGGTCCCTGGCTCCGAAGTCGACTTCCTCCACGTCATCCCTCAGATCTACAAGAGGATGCAGGAGTCTCAGAAGAGCCGGCTGGAgcggggcagctgcagggccactGTTGCAGCATACGGGCTGGGCAGCGTGTACTCAGCAGCCCTGGTTATagccctcaccctgctgggctTCCTCTTGATGCTTCTGCACAGCGAGCGGCTGAGCTTTGCCTTCCTGCTCCTCTTCGTGGAggcctttgtgctgctgcacatcCACACATGTGCCAGAGGCCTTGCTGGAGATGCTGGTGAGTCTGGGCTCA AGCTGTTTTCAGTGCCGTGGTATGCAGTGATCTCCTGGCTCCTTGCTGCTTCACAGTTCTTCTATTCCACAGGCCACCAGCCTATCTTCCCAGCCATCCACTGGAATGCAGCCTTTGTTGGCTTCCACCTTGACCACAGCACGAACCTTCTGCCTGCTGTCCTGGTGGGAGCCAACACTTTTGCCTCCCATATCCTCTTTGCAG TTGGCTGCccgctgctcctgctgtggccCTTTGTGTGTGAGGTGTCCACCTCACAGAGGAAGAAGCCCAAGAAGGAGTCccgggaggagctgcaggaggtggaGGAACACATGATGGAAATGAGGCTGCGGGAGTCTCCAGAGTTGTTCTCCACTGCTCTGCTGCGGCTGGGGTTGAAGTACCTCTTTGTCCTTGGGGCACAG CTTCtggcctgtgtttgtgcagctATGATCCTCAGGAGACACCTCATGGTTTGGAAGGTCTTTGCCCCAAA GTTCCTCTTTGAGTCGCTGGGCTTTGTGGTGAGCAGcatctgcctcttgctggggaTCTCCCTGGTGATGCGTGTGGACTGTGCCGTCAGCACCTGGTTCAGCCAGCTCCGGCTGAGGTAG
- the PIGO gene encoding GPI ethanolamine phosphate transferase 3 isoform X1, translating to MQRWPVVLFLAWVCFLFFAGIGLFMSGFLLTRIELASSSSCSDPLVPPLWERQSLPPGSCWAPQRFSKAVLVIIDALHFEFARFDPAKASPLPYENKLGVLHQLATSQPRHARLYRFRADPPTATMQRIKGLTTGSLPTFIDVGSNFASYAIQEDNLLAQLVQNGRRVVFMGDDTWEGLFPKKFFRSYFFPSFNVKDLHTVDDGILQHLYPTVDSGEWDVLIAHFLGVDHCGHKHGPDHPEMAKKLTQMNEMLRSLVDHLGNDTLLLVAGDHGMTETGDHGGDSEKEVNAALFVYSRTPLFGSGPPEEPETIPQVNLVPTVALLLGVPIPYSNIGEVMAELFAGDSDAVSAALQQLSVYHINAKQVDRFLQSYSLVAQDLPAEQLQHLQELFSSAVEEHTQLLTQVQGTTVPPELKPRLGSLISRFQRYLREARAVCTQSWARFHPLRMVGGCILIASSCLLCYMASELAASSQSLCCSCLLYPLFWGPVGAALLWLVHVFTQEGLDLLLVSSWAAAASQLGFFWHWWGQHLKRARLTGSQPPLASGGLRQRLHAWLGLAFPMGILVFRCGAMFSDSFVVAEARVAPFLLASLVMLLVGKLHWDGHLTVPEGPKQQLLGVSSYRREIWYLLCLVAMLLVCVRLSSFFHQCREEIPQCRPSVFLSPLASLKNTRAKNLFYLLCVALLAGLVYAVQSWLRHYGNLNSSDPLVLFVRWGFPLVVLCIACYWAVASSADDSLGKLQELVQVAVVVFPRAVYGLASMGLLLLLCNPMTVFAKDTRESAGSIVTPYLGVPGSEVDFLHVIPQIYKRMQESQKSRLERGSCRATVAAYGLGSVYSAALVIALTLLGFLLMLLHSERLSFAFLLLFVEAFVLLHIHTCARGLAGDAELFSVPWYAVISWLLAASQFFYSTGHQPIFPAIHWNAAFVGFHLDHSTNLLPAVLVGANTFASHILFAVGCPLLLLWPFVCEVSTSQRKKPKKESREELQEVEEHMMEMRLRESPELFSTALLRLGLKYLFVLGAQLLACVCAAMILRRHLMVWKVFAPKFLFESLGFVVSSICLLLGISLVMRVDCAVSTWFSQLRLR from the exons ATGCAGCGGTGGCCAGTGGTGCTTTTCCTGGCCTGggtttgctttctcttttttgctgGTATTGGGCTCTTCATGAGCGGCTTCCTGCTCACCCGGATCGAGCTTGCCAGCAGCAGTTCCTGCTCAGACCCACTCGTGCCTCCGCTTTGGGAGAGGCAGAGCCTCCcgccaggctcctgctgggctccccaaCGCTTTTCCAAGGCCGTGCTCGTCATCATCGATGCCCTCCATTTTGAGTTTGCCCGCTTTGACCCTGCCAAGGCCAGCCCGCTGCCCTACGAGAACAAGCTGGGTGTGCTGCACCAGCTGGCCACCTCCCAGCCCCGCCATGCCCGGCTCTACCGCTTCCGAGCCGACCCCCCCACGGCCACCATGCAGCGCATCAAGGGCCTCACCACCGGCTCCCTGCCCACCTTCATCGACGTGGGCAGCAACTTTGCCTCCTACGCCATCCAGGAGGACaacctgctggcacagctggtgcaGAACG GAAGGAGAGTGGTCTTCATGGGTGATGACACGTGGGAAGGACTTTTCCCAAAGAAATTTTTCCGTTCctatttcttcccttcttttaaCGTGAAGGATCTTCACACTGTGGATGATGGGATCCTGCAGCATCTCTACCCAACTG TGGACAGCGGTGAATGGGATGTGCTGATTGCTCACTTCCTTGGCGTGGACCACTGTGGGCACAAACATGGACCCGACCACCCTGAGATGGCAAAGAAGCTCACCCAGATGAATGAGATGCTCAG GTCCTTGGTGGATCACCTGGGGAATGACACTCTTCTTCTGGTGGCTGGGGACCACGGCATGACAGAAACTGGAGACCATGGTGGCGACAGCGAGAAGGAAGTCAATGCAGCACTGTTTGTGTACAGCAGGACACCCCTGTTTGGCAGTGGCCCTCCAGAG GAGCCTGAAACCATTCCCCAAGTGAACCTGGTGCCCActgtggccctgctgctgggggtgcCCATCCCCTACAGTAATATTGGGGAGGTGATGGCCGAGCTGTTTGCTGGGGACAGTGACGCTGTGTCTGCAGCcttgcagcagctctcagtCTATCACATCAATGCCAAGCAG GTGGATCGCTTCCTGCAGTCCTACTCGCTGGTGGCTCAGgacctcccagcagagcagcttcagcacctgcaggagctcttcTCCAGTGCTGTGGAGGAGCACACGCAGCtcctgacccaggtgcagggGACGACAGTGCCTCCGGAGCTCAAGCCGAGGCTGGGAAGCCTCATCAGTCGCTTCCAGCGCTACTTGCGGGAGGCACGGGCTGTGTGCACCCAGTCCTGGGCCCGCTTCCACCCCCTGCGTATGGTGGGGGGCTGCATTCTTATTGCTTCCTCTTGCTTGCTCTGCTACATGGCCTCAGAGCTGGCCGCATCCTCACAATCTCTCTGTTGCAGCTGCCTCCTGTACCCACTCTTCTGGGGCCCtgtgggggctgctctgctatGGCTGGTCCACGTTTTcacccaggaggggctggatcTGCTCCTGGTGTCATcatgggcagctgctgcttctcagctGGGTTTTTTCTGGCACTGGTGGGGCCAGCATCTCAAGAGAGCCCGTCTGACAGGCAGTCAGCCACCCTTGGCCAGTGGTGGCCTCAGGCAGAGGCTGCATGCATGGCTAGGGCTGGCCTTCCCCATGGGCATTCTGGTGTTCCGCTGCGGAGCTATGTTCTCCGACAGCTTTGTTGTGGCCGAGGCACGGGTGGCCCCGTTCCTGCTGGCCTCGCTGGTGATGTTGCTAGTAGGGAAGCTCCACTGGGATGGTCACCTGACTGTGCCAGAAGGtcccaagcagcagctccttggcgTTTCCTCTTACCGGAGAGAGATCTGGTACCTGCTGTGCCTCGTGGCCATGCTCCTGGTCTGCGTCCGCCTCTCCAGTTTCTTCCACCAGTGCCGTGAAGAAATCCCTCAGTGCCGGCcctctgttttcctctcccCACTTGCCAGCCTGAAAAACACACGGGCCAAGAACCTCTTCTACCTCCTGTGCGTGGCCttgctggctgggctggtgtatgcagtgcagagctggctgaggcactATGGCAACCTGAACAGCTCGGACCCCCTCGTGCTCTTCGTGCGCTGGGGTTTCCCACTGGTGGTCCTTTGCATTGCCTGCTACTGGGCCGTTGCCTCCAGCGCTGATGACTCTCTTGgcaagctgcaggagctggtgcaggTTGCAGTTGTTGTGTTTCCCAGGGCTGTCTATGGACTAGCATCCATgggcctgctgctcctgctgtgcaaTCCCATGACGGTGTTTGCAAAGGACACGCGGGAGTCGGCAGGGTCCATTGTCACTCCCTACCTGGGGGTCCCTGGCTCCGAAGTCGACTTCCTCCACGTCATCCCTCAGATCTACAAGAGGATGCAGGAGTCTCAGAAGAGCCGGCTGGAgcggggcagctgcagggccactGTTGCAGCATACGGGCTGGGCAGCGTGTACTCAGCAGCCCTGGTTATagccctcaccctgctgggctTCCTCTTGATGCTTCTGCACAGCGAGCGGCTGAGCTTTGCCTTCCTGCTCCTCTTCGTGGAggcctttgtgctgctgcacatcCACACATGTGCCAGAGGCCTTGCTGGAGATGCTG AGCTGTTTTCAGTGCCGTGGTATGCAGTGATCTCCTGGCTCCTTGCTGCTTCACAGTTCTTCTATTCCACAGGCCACCAGCCTATCTTCCCAGCCATCCACTGGAATGCAGCCTTTGTTGGCTTCCACCTTGACCACAGCACGAACCTTCTGCCTGCTGTCCTGGTGGGAGCCAACACTTTTGCCTCCCATATCCTCTTTGCAG TTGGCTGCccgctgctcctgctgtggccCTTTGTGTGTGAGGTGTCCACCTCACAGAGGAAGAAGCCCAAGAAGGAGTCccgggaggagctgcaggaggtggaGGAACACATGATGGAAATGAGGCTGCGGGAGTCTCCAGAGTTGTTCTCCACTGCTCTGCTGCGGCTGGGGTTGAAGTACCTCTTTGTCCTTGGGGCACAG CTTCtggcctgtgtttgtgcagctATGATCCTCAGGAGACACCTCATGGTTTGGAAGGTCTTTGCCCCAAA GTTCCTCTTTGAGTCGCTGGGCTTTGTGGTGAGCAGcatctgcctcttgctggggaTCTCCCTGGTGATGCGTGTGGACTGTGCCGTCAGCACCTGGTTCAGCCAGCTCCGGCTGAGGTAG
- the STOML2 gene encoding stomatin-like protein 2, mitochondrial, which produces MLSRAGIRARPGLGLLQHSQQLKRVARLAPAPCRWNSGLPMNIGVLFVPQQEAWVVERMGKFHRILEPGLNFLIPLLDRIRYVQSLKEIVINVPEQSAVTLDNVTLQIDGVLYLRVMDPYKASYGVEDPEYAVTQLAQTTMRSELGKLSLDRVFRERESLNASIVDAINQASDCWGIRCLRYEIKDIHVPPRVKESMQMQVEAERRKRATVLESEGTRESAINVAEGQKQAQILASEAEKAEQINKAAGEANAMLVKARAKAEAIQLLAAALAQQHGNAAASLSVAEQYVNAFSKIAKDSNTVLLPANTGDVTNMVAQALGIYTTLTKPQAVKTQDDMPPAHEDSRSSATEMLKAEQGSSS; this is translated from the exons ATGCTGTCGCGGGCGGGGATCCGGGCTCGGCCCGGCCTCGGGCTGCTGCAG cattcccagcagctgAAGCGTGTGGCACGGCTGGCCCCAGCTCCGTGCCGCTGGAACTCCGGGCTGCCCATGAACATCGGGGTGCTCTTTGTGCCGCAGCAGGAGGCCTGGGTGGTGGAGAGGATGGGCAAGTTCCACCGAATCCTCGAGCCT GGTCTGAACTTCCTCATTCCTCTCCTGGATCGGATTCGTTACGTCCAGAGTCTCAAAGAAATCGTCATTAATGTCCCAGAGCAGTCAGCTGTCACACTGG ATAACGTCACCCTGCAGATCGATGGTGTGCTCTACTTGCGGGTTATGGATCCCTACAAG GCCAGCTATGGGGTGGAAGATCCTGAGTACGCAGTGACCCAGCTGGCCCAGACTACCATGAGATCTGAACTTGGCAAGCTTTCCCTTGACAGAGTCTTCCGG GAGCGGGAGTCCCTCAATGCCAGCATTGTGGATGCCATCAACCAGGCTTCAGACTGCTGGGGCATCCGGTGTCTGCGCTACGAGATCAAGGACATCCACGTGCCCCCACGTGTGAAGGAGTCCATGCAGATGCAG GTGGAGGCAGAACGACGGAAGCGAGCAACAGTGCTGGAGTCAGAGGGGACAAGGGAATCAGCTATCAACGTGGCTGAAGGCCAGAAGCAGGCCCAGATCTTGGCATCAGAAGCTGAGAAGGCCGAACAAATCAACAAAGCTGCTG GAGAAGCCAATGCCATGCTGGTCAAGGCCAGAGCCAAGGCAGAGGCAATTCAGCTCTtagcagctgctctggcacagcag cacggcaatgctgctgcctccctgtcTGTGGCGGAGCAGTACGTGAACGCTTTCTCCAAGATTGCCAAAGACTCCAACACCGTTCTGCTGCCTGCCAACACCGGCGATGTCACCAACATGGTCGCACAG GCCCTGGGGATCTACACCACACTGACCAAGCCACAAGCTGTGAAGACCCAAGATGACATGCCTCCAGCCCACGAGGACTCCCGCTCTTCTGCCACGGAGATGCTGAAGGCAGaacagggcagctccagctaA
- the ATOSB gene encoding atos homolog protein B, which translates to MRHIHTETPLPPERSTEPSLSQPRGETPLEPSSQCCTHRSILMGYNETEIKRQKVYQVSIFSHLSSSSESTEQRAGTRPVVKRGYPEQRTLEGGRDPKRTHWGDRGVDGGPGQPSLDDDDTFEDGLLVEELSLCGSAQHFSHSGLRVVEHRCEGSPSHSPKASREDKSQDVSFSSSSSSSSSWPQHIACSTLHMRDSCPVSSGDQPIDYGENGELSSGHNVLHLDLHSIAQTTQLDPGGKREKPGSSLAHTSRACGEAEGPAVANGCRESPVPQTALSPEPSNLSSQEMTPCGSSQLSSTCPAKRKLLPAGEVMADSCSEDESLSPPARKKRVLPCHPVPTACRSTDAKGAPFWNHLLPAAKSSSDCTAVGRRLKSGLRLKSRHLRTSLRRGTRSPTVPWATTTVSHALLGNFEESILKGRFAPSGRIEGFTAEIGASGSYCPQHVTLPVDVTYFDISEHSVPSPFLGVIDLEALGKKGYSVPKAGTIQVTLFNPNKTVVKMFLVTYDFQDMPANHMTFLRHRIFLVPVGEEEGPTVAPSDPLGTSPPRRVLCYLMHLRFHSSKSGKIYLHDDIRLLFSRKSIEVDSGIPYELKSFTEMPRNPCYSPRA; encoded by the exons ATGCGGCACATCCACACAGAGACGCCTCTGCCCCCGGAGCGCAGCACGgagcccagcctgtcccagcccaggggggAGACACCCTTGGAGCCTTCCTCGCAGTGCTGCACGCACCGCAGCATCCTCATGGGCTACAATGAGACAGAGATCAAGCGCCAGAAGGTTTACCAGGTGTCCATCTTCTCCCatctctccagctcctctgagAGCACGGAGCAGCGGGCAGGCACCCGGCCAGTGGTCAAGAGGGGATACCCCGAGCAGCGAACTCTGGAGGGGGGACGAGATCCCAAACGAACTCACTGGGGTGACAGGGGGGTGGATGGAGGCCCTGGGCAGCCTTCCCTGGATGATGATGATACTTTTGAAGATGGTCTGCTGGTGGAGGAGCTCTCCCTTTGCGGCTCTGCCCAACACTTCTCCCACAGTGGGCTGCGGGTGGTGGAGCACCGCTGTGAGGGCAGCCCTAGCCACAGCCCCAAGGCCAGCAGAGAGGACAAGTCACAGGAtgtctccttctcctcctcctcctcctcctcctcctcctggcccCAGCACATTGCTTGCAGTACTTTGCACATGAGAGACAGTTGCCCTGTCTCATCAGGGGATCAGCCCATAGACTATGGAGAGAATGGGGAGCTGTCAAGTGGCCACAATGTGCTTCACCTTGATTTGCACAGTATTGCACAAACAACCCAGTTGGACCCTGGTGGGAAGAGAGAGAAGCCAGGGAGCAGCCTAGCTCACACCAGCAGGGCTTGTGGAGAAGCAGAAGGGCCAGCAGTGGCCAATGGGTGCAGGGAGTCCCCAGTTCCACAGACAGCGCTCAGCCCCGAGCCCAGCAACCTGAGCTCCCAGGAAATGACACCCTGTgggagcagccagctcagcagcacctgcccagCCAAAAGGAAGTTGCTGCCCGCTGGCGAGGTTATGGCCGACTCCTGCTCTGAGGATGAGAGCCTGTCCCCACcagcaaggaagaagagggTCCTGCCATGCCAtcctgtgcccacagcctgcCGCAGCACTGATGCCAAGGGAGCTCCGTTCTGGAATCACTTGCTTCCTGCAGCCAAG AGCTCTTCAGATTGCACTGCGGTCGGGAGGAGGCTGAAGAGTGGGCTGCGTCTCAAATC GCGACATCTCCGGACCAGCCTCCGGAGGGGTACCAGGTCCCCCACAGTGCCCTGGGCCACCACCACTGTCAGCCATGCTCTGCTGGGCAACTTTGAG GAGTCCATCCTGAAGGGGCGCTTTGCACCATCGGGGAGGATCGAGGGTTTCACGGCAGAGATTGGTGCCAGTGGCTCCTACTGTCCCCAGCATGTCACCCTGCCTGTCGACGTCACCTACTTCGACATCTCTGAACACAGCGTGCCCTCGCCTTTCCTG GGAGTGATTGACTTGGAGGCCTTGGGAAAGAAGGGTTACAGTGTCCCCAAAGCTGGAACCATCCAAGTG ACCTTATTTAACCCCAACAAGACTGTGGTGAAGATGTTCTTGGTGACATACGACTTCCAGGACATGCCGGCCAACCACATGACCTTCCTACGCCATCGCATCTTCCTGGTGCCCGTGGGGGAGGAAGAGGGGCCCACAGTGGCCCCCAGTGACCCACTGGGCACCAGCCCACCCCGCAGGGTCCTCTGCTACCTGATGCATCTAAG GTTTCACAGCTCCAAGTCAGGGAAGATCTACCTTCACGATGACATTCGGCTGCTTTTCTCCCGCAAGTCGATCGAGGTGGATTCGGGGATCCCCTACGAACTGAAATCCTTCACAGAGATGCCACGGAACCCCTGCTACTCACCCCGGGCCTGA